One window of Camelina sativa cultivar DH55 chromosome 4, Cs, whole genome shotgun sequence genomic DNA carries:
- the LOC104780796 gene encoding pentatricopeptide repeat-containing protein At3g49710-like: MNQTPWKFKSFRDLLLKSVAERDLFTGKSLHALYVKSIVGSSTYLSNHFVNLYSKCGCLSYARAAFDSTEEPNVFSYNVIVKAYAKDSKIHIARQLFDEIPKPDTVSYNTLISGYADARETVAAMVLFMRMRELGFEVDGFTLSGLIAACCGRVELIKQLHCFAVSGGFDSYSSVNNAFVTYYSKGGILKEAVSVFCGMDELRDEVSWNSMIVAYGQHKEGAKALALYKEMIFKGFKIDMFTLASVLNALTSLDCLIGGRQFHGKLIKAGFHQNSHVGSGLIDFYSKCGGRDGMSECEKVFQEILSPDLVLWNTMISGYSMNEELSEEAVKSFRQMQRIGHRPDDCSFVCVTSACSNLSSPSQGKQIHGLAIKSHIPSNRISVHNALISLYYKSGNLQDARRVFDRMMELNAVSYNCMIKGYAQHGHGTEALLLYQQMLDSGIAPNNITFVAVLSACAHCGKVEEGQKYFNTMKETFKIEPEAEHYSCMIDLLGRAGKLEEAERFIDAMPYKPGSVAWAALLGACRKHKNMALAERAANELMVMQPLAATPYVMLANMYADAGKWEEMASVRKSMRGKRIRKKPGCSWIEVKKKKHVFVAEDWSHPMIREVNEYLEEMMKKMKKIGYVMDKKWAMVKEDDAGEGEEEMRLGHHSEKLAVAFGLMSTRDGEELVVVKNLRICGDCHNAIKFMSAVAGREIIVRDNLRFHCFKDGKCSCGDYW; the protein is encoded by the coding sequence ATGAACCAGACGCCATGGAAGTTCAAATCTTTTCGAGACCTTCTACTAAAATCTGTAGCGGAGAGAGATCTCTTCACTGGGAAATCACTTCACGCGCTCTACGTGAAGTCCATCGTGGGTTCTTCCACTTACCTCTCAAACCACTTCGTGAATCTTTACTCCAAGTGTGGTTGTCTTTCCTACGCAAGAGCCGCGTTCGACTCCACGGAAGAACCCAATGTCTTCTCTTACAATGTAATCGTCAAAGCTTACGCGAAAGATTCCAAAATCCATATTGCACGTCAGTTGTTCGACGAAATTCCGAAACCGGACACTGTTTCTTACAATACCCTCATCTCGGGTTACGCTGATGCTAGAGAAACTGTTGCAGCGATGGTTCTGTTTATGAGAATGAGAGAATTGGGATTTGAGGTTGATGGGTTTACGTTATCAGGGTTGATAGCAGCTTGCTGTGGCCGTGTTGAATTGATAAAGCAGCTTCATTGTTTCGCTGTCTCCGGAGGGTTTGATTCTTACTCTTCTGTGAATAACGCCTTTGTTACGTATTACAGTAAAGGCGGGATTTTGAAAGAGGCCGTGTCGGTGTTCTGTGGGATGGATGAATTAAGAGATGAAGTTTCGTGGAACTCGATGATTGTGGCTTACGGGCAGCACAAGGAAGGAGCAAAGGCCTTAGCTTTGTATAAAGAAATGATCTTTAAAGGGTTCAAGATCGATATGTTTACATTGGCTAGTGTTTTAAATGCTCTCACGAGCTTGGATTGTTTGATAGGTGGACGTCAGTTCCATGGTAAGCTGATCAAGGCAGGGTTTCACCAGAATTCACACGTGGGAAGTGGTTTGATCGATTTCTACTCGAAATGTGGGGGTCGTGACGGTATGTCTGAATGTGAGAAGGTGTTTCAAGAGATCCTATCGCCGGATTTGGTTCTTTGGAATACGATGATTTCTGGATATTCAATGAACGAGGAACTCTCTGAAGAAGCTGTGAAGAGTTTTAGACAGATGCAACGTATTGGACACAGACCTGATGATTGCAGTTTTGTCTGTGTCACCAGCGCTTGCTCAAATCTCTCCTCTCCTTCTCAGGGAAAGCAGATTCATGGCTTGGCTATCAAATCTCACATCCCTTCGAATAGAATCTCTGTGCACAACGCATTGATTTCATTGTATTACAAAAGTGGAAACCTGCAAGATGCAAGGCGTGTATTTGATCGAATGATGGAACTTAATGCCGTGTCTTACAATTGTATGATTAAAGGTTATGCGCAGCACGGACATGGAACAGAAGCTTTGCTTTTATACCAACAGATGCTGGACTCGGGTATTGCACCTAACAATATAACCTTTGTAGCTGTTCTTTCTGCTTGTGCACACTGTGGTAAAGTCGAGGAGGGTCAGAAGTACTTTAACACCATGAAGGAGACATTCAAGATCGAACCAGAGGCTGAGCACTATTCTTGTATGATTGATCTTTTAGGCAGAGCAGGGAAGCTAGAAGAGGCTGAGAGATTCATTGATGCAATGCCGTATAAGCCAGGCTCTGTTGCTTGGGCCGCGTTGCTCGGTGCTTgtagaaaacacaaaaacatggcTCTTGCAGAGAGAGCAGCTAATGAGCTTATGGTGATGCAACCATTAGCTGCCACACCGTATGTGATGCTAGCAAACATGTATGCAGATGCAGGGAAATGGGAAGAGATGGCCTCTGTGAGGAAATCAATGAGGGGGAAAAGGATAAGGAAGAAGCCGGGATGTAGTTGGattgaagtgaagaagaagaagcatgtgTTTGTGGCAGAAGATTGGTCTCATCCGATGATACGGGAAGTGAATGAGTATCTagaggagatgatgaagaagatgaagaaaattgGGTATGTGATGGATAAGAAATGGGCAATGGTGAAGGAGGATGATGCAGGCGAAGGCGAAGAAGAGATGCGGTTAGGACATCACAGCGAGAAGCTAGCTGTGGCTTTTGGGTTGATGTCGACAAGAGATGGAGAGGAATTAGTTGTGGTGAAGAATTTGAGAATATGTGGGGATTGTCACAATGCAATCAAGTTTATGTCTGCAGTTGCAGGTAGAGAGATCATTGTAAGAGATAACCTTAGGTTTCATTGCTTCAAAGACGGCAAGTGTTCATGTGGAGATTACTGgtga
- the LOC104780797 gene encoding GTP-binding protein At3g49725, chloroplastic-like, whose product MSSTTSVALCLNHLNFGDQASLLYKNTKIPLWNRQKLSNRTSMLRTLSHARDRLRSVTTSSPLARNHLRSKTPPLSPLSSPFSSKRHAPKTTSEVEEDSRSKDSVLLYPKDPSSAPKLFLVQPRLTPPKFLQAKLNEALCLANSLEEQRYGYFESDFFEKELPSHVVVQNPVRRSSKPRADTYFGPGTVDNIKCHLNAEDSKEEVDAVFVNAMLTAIQQRNLERIWAKPVLDRVGLIIEIFNAHAHTKEAKLQAELAALMYKKSRLVRVRGTDGRHSFGQFGEAEVVSARGRAASGTGGGFVGGAGETELQLQRRRIADRRLRLLSHIKEAQRTRLLQRARRQKRAGRKYESAATIAVVGYTNAGKSTLTSALSKSALYCNERLFATLDPSLRSVYLPSGNLVHLSDTVGFISDLPIQLVEAFQSTLEEVVEAEILIHVVDSTAPNIEEHRATVFHVLKQIGVSEEKLQNMIEVWNKIDYEVEDEKFLDDGEGEEEEEEEEEEEEEEAELNDGLKAEETVDEEDEIKNQDDDTDGWLLCEDENVSESAEIWKVPEVGKLDASEKKGPHVRVSALTGTGLKELIYLIDEKVNVLIKKRLDHHTIVESSELDKRKWRPPREDDAR is encoded by the exons ATGAGTAGTACAACAAGTGTCGCACTTTGCCTGAATCACTTGAACTTTGGTGATCAAGCAAGTCTTTTGTACAAGAACACTAAGATCCCACTTTGGAATCGTCAAAAACTTTCAAATCGTACCTCAATGTTGAGGACATTGTCTCATGCTCGGGACCGTCTTAGATCCGTAACGACATCATCGCCCCTTGCTCGTAACCATCTTAGGTCCAAAACGCCACCTTTGTCTCCTTTATCTTCTCCATTCTCTTCGAAACGGCATGCTCCTAAGACGACGAGCGAAGTAGAAGAAGACTCGCGTTCGAAAGATTCCGTTTTGCTATACCCTAAAGATCCTTCGAGCGCGCCTAAGCTCTTTCTAGTCCAGCCTCGTCTAACGCCGCCTAAGTTTCTTCAGGCCAAGCTTAACGAAGCGCTCTGTCTCGCGAATTCGCTTGAAGAACAGAGATATGGCTACTTTGAATCTGATTTCTTCGAAAAGGAATTGCCTTCTCATGTTGTTGTTCAAAACCCTGTTCGTAGATCATCTAAACCTCGCGcag ATACTTATTTCGGGCCTGGGACTGTAGACAACATCAAATGCCATCTAAATGCTGAAGATTCTAAG GAAGAAGTTGATGCTGTTTTTGTAAACGCCATGTTGACTGCTATTCAACAACGGAACTTAGAG CGAATATGGGCAAAACCTGTACTTGACCGTGTAGGCCTTATAATCGAAATATTTAATGCTCATGCGCATACAAAGGAAGCAAAACTACAG GCTGAGTTAGCGGCTCTGATGTACAAAAAGAGCAGGCTGGTTCGAGTGCGTGGTACCGATGGACGCCACTCTTTTGGGCAGTTTGGAGAAGCTGAAGTTGTCAGTGCCCGAGG GAGAGCAGCAAGTGGAACCGGCGGTGGTTTTGTAGGTGGTGCAGGAGAAACTGAGCTTCAGCTTCAACGCCGAAG GATAGCAGACAGGAGGCTTCGCTTGTTATCCCATATTAAAGAAGCCCAGCGAACACGACTATTGCAACGTGCTAGACGTCAGAAAAGAGCGGGGCGAAAGTATGAGAGTGCAGCTACCATTGCTGTTGTTGGTTACACAAATGCT GGAAAATCGACTCTGACAAGTGCATTGTCAAAGAGTGCTCTCTACTGCAATGAGCG ATTGTTTGCCACATTAGATCCTTCACTCAGGAGTGTCTATCTTCCTTCTGG AAATTTGGTTCATCTTAGTGACACTGTTGGATTCATATCAGATCTGCCTATACAG CTGGTGGAAGCATTTCAATCGACTCTAGAAGAAGTTGTTGAAGCTGAAATACTTATA CATGTGGTCGATTCGACAGCTCCAAATATCGAGGAGCATCGTGCAACAGTGTTCCATGTCCTTAAACAAATAGGAGTATCTGAAGAGAAGCTTCAAAATATGATTGAAGTCTGGAATAAG attGATTATGAAGTGGAGGACGAGAAATTTCTAGATGATggggaaggagaagaagaagaagaagaagaagaagaagaagaagaagaagaagctgagttaAACGACGGTTTAAAAGCTGAAGAAAccgttgatgaagaagacgaaatcaaaaaccaagatGATGACACTGATGGGTGGCTATTGTGTGAAGATGAAAACGTCAGTGAGTCTGCTGAGATCTGGAAGGTTCCAGAAGTTGGTAAACTAGATGCTTCGGAGAAGAAAGGACCACACGTTAGAGTTTCTGCATTAACCGGAACTGGTTTGAAGGAGTTGATATATCTGATTGATGAAAAAGTGAATGTTCTAATAAAGAAGAGGCTCGACCATCATACGATAGTCGAAAGCAGCGAACTTGATAAGCGTAAATGGAGACCACCTCGTGAAGATGATGCGAGATAA
- the LOC104780792 gene encoding transcription factor RAX3-like: MGRAPCCDKANVKKGPWSPEEDAKLKSYIEKNGTGGNWIALPHKIGLKRCGKSCRLRWLNYLRPNIKHGGFSEEEEYIICSLYLTIGSRWSIIVAQLPGRTDNDIKNYWNTRLKKKLISKQRKELQEACMAQQEMMVMMKRQQQQQQQQIQTSFMMRQDQAMFTWPLHHQLVHVPTLVMNQTNSFCDQEDIKPAIMVKIEDQELERANPHHHHQDSMTNAFDHLSFSQLLLDPNHNHLGSGEGFPMNSILTTNANSPLLNTIIDHQWFGNFQAETIDLFSGAATSTSADQSTISWEDISSLVYSDSKQFC, encoded by the exons atgggaagagcaCCATGCTGTGACAAAGCGAACGTGAAGAAAGGGCCTTGGTCTCCTGAGGAAGATGCAAAGCTCAAATCCTACATTGAAAAGAATGGCACAGGAGGCAATTGGATCGCTTTGCCTCACAAGATTG ggTTGAAGAGATGTGGGAAGAGTTGCAGGCTGAGGTGGCTTAACTATCTTAGACCAAACATCAAGCATGGTGGCTTctctgaggaagaagaatacATCATTTGTAGCCTTTATCTTACCATTGGTAGCAG GTGGTCTATAATCGTTGCTCAATTGCCGGGACGAACAGATAACGATATAAAAAACTATTGGAACACAAGGCTTAAGAAGAAACTTATCAGCAAACAACGCAAGGAGCTTCAAGAAGCTTGTATGGCGCAGCAagagatgatggtgatgatgaagagacaacaacaacaacaacaacaacaaattcaaaCTTCTTTCATGATGAGACAAGACCAAGCAATGTTCACATGGCCACTACATCATCAACTCGTTCATGTACCAACTCTTGTCATGAATCAAACCAACTCGTTCTGCGACCAAGAAGATATTAAGCCAGCGATCATGGTCAAGATCGAAGATCAAGAACTGGAGAGGGCAAaccctcatcatcatcatcaagattcGATGACAAACGCTTTTGAtcatctctccttctctcaacTCTTGTTAGATCCTAATCATAACCACTTAGGATCAGGAGAGGGTTTCCCCATGAACTCGATATTGACCACCAACGCAAACTCTCCGTTGCTTAACACAATTATTGATCATCAGTGGTTCGGGAATTTCCAAGCCGAAACCATCGACTTGTTCTCAGGAGCCGCCACAAGTACTTCGGCAGATCAAAGCACCATTAGTTGGGAGGACATTAGCTCTCTTGTTTATTCCGATTCGAAgcaattttgttaa
- the LOC104780798 gene encoding pentatricopeptide repeat-containing protein At3g49730-like: MSRFLNLTKRCVLLLPSSQAKSRIDLICKRFHISRVLKDGFVEPTERKENGVGLVCPEDEFAGDVEKIYRILRNHHSRVPKLELTLNESGIDLRPGLIVRVLSRCGDAGNLGYRFYLWAAKQPGYCHSYEVCKSMVMVLSKMRQFGAVWGLVEEMRKENPELIEAELFVILMRRFASANMVKKAVEVLDEMPKYGLEPDEYVFGCLLDALCKNGSVKDASKLLEDMREKYPPNLRYFTSLLYGWCREGKLMEAKEVLVQMKEAGLEPDIVVFTNLLSGYAHAGKMADAYDLMKDMRKRGYEPNANCYTVLIQALCKTEKRMDEAMRVFVEMERYGCEADLVTYTALISGFCKWEMIDKGYSVLGDMRKKGVMPSQVTYMQIMVAHEKKEQFEECLDLIEKMKQVGCHPDLLIYNVVIRLACKLGEVKEAVRLWNEMEADGLSPGVDTFAIMINGFTSQGCLIEACNRFKEMVSRGIFSAPQYGTLKSLLNNLVRDDKLEMAKDVWSCISNKSSSCELNVAAWTIWIHALLAKGHVKEACSYCLNMMEMDLMPQPDTYAKLMKGLNKLYNRTIAAEITEKVMKMASERDMSFKMYKKRGEEILIEKAKPKGTKEGKKKGTTHHRLKGGGERSKAKVL, encoded by the coding sequence ATGAGTAGATTCTTAAACCTAACCAAACGCTGTGTTCTTCTCTTACCATCGTCTCAAGCAAAGTCTCGAATTGATCTCATTTGCAAAAGGTTTCACATTTCCAGAGTTCTTAAAGACGGTTTCGTGGAACCAACAGAGAGAAAGGAGAATGGGGTTGGCTTAGTTTGTCCAGAAGATGAATTCGCCGGTGACGTCGAGAAGATATACAGGATTTTGCGGAATCACCATTCTAGGGTTCCGAAGTTGGAGCTTACTCTTAACGAATCAGGTATTGATCTGCGACCCGGGTTAATAGTAAGAGTGTTGAGTAGGTGTGGTGATGCTGGGAATTTGGGTTATAGATTCTATCTCTGGGCAGCGAAGCAGCCTGGTTACTGTCACAGCTACGAAGTGTGTAAATCGATGGTGATGGTTCTTAGTAAAATGCGGCAGTTTGGAGCTGTTTGGGGTTTAGTTGAAGAGATGAGGAAAGAGAATCCGGAGTTGATTGAGGCGGAGTTGTTCGTTATACTGATGCGGAGGTTTGCTTCTGCTAATATGGTGAAGAAAGCAGTTGAGGTGCTCGACGAAATGCCAAAGTATGGGTTAGAGCCTGACGAGTATGTTTTCGGGTGTTTGCTAGATGCTTTGTGTAAGAACGGTAGTGTTAAGGATGCTTCAAAGCTTTTGGAAGATATGAGAGAGAAGTATCCTCCGAATTTGAGGTATTTCACTTCGTTGTTGTATGGTTGGTGTAGGGAAGGGAAGTTGATGGAAGCTAAAGAAGTTTTGGTTCAGATGAAGGAAGCAGGGCTTGAGCCTGACATTGTTGTTTTCACTAACTTGCTTAGTGGGTATGCTCATGCTGGCAAAATGGCGGATGCTTATGATCTTATGAAGGATATGAGAAAGAGAGGGTATGAGCCGAATGCGAATTGTTACACGGTTTTGATCCAGGCGTTGTGTAAGACGGAGAAGAGGATGGATGAGGCGATGAGGGTTTTTGTTGAGATGGAAAGGTATGGATGTGAGGCTGATCTCGTGACTTACACGGCGCTGATAAGTGGGTTTTGCAAATGGGAGATGATCGATAAGGGTTATAGTGTTTTGGGCGATATGAGAAAGAAAGGAGTCATGCCATCGCAAGTAACGTATATGCAGATAATGGTGGCTCATGAGAAGAAAGAGCAGTTTGAAGAGTGtttggatttgattgagaagatGAAGCAAGTAGGTTGTCATCCTGATCTTCTCATTTACAATGTAGTGATCAGGTTAGCTTGTAAGTTAGGGGAAGTGAAAGAAGCGGTTAGGTTATGGAATGAAATGGAAGCTGATGGTTTAAGCCCTGGAGTTGATACATTTGCTATTATGATTAATGGATTTACAAGCCAAGGTTGTCTGATCGAAGCATGTAATCGTTTCAAAGAGATGGTAAGCCGAGGAATATTCTCTGCGCCTCAATATGGAACGCTGAAGTCGTTGCTGAATAACCTTGTTAGAGATGATAAGCTTGAAATGGCGAAAGATGTTTGGAGTTGCATATCAAACAAAAGCTCTTCTTGTGAGCTTAATGTAGCAGCTTGGACAATATGGATCCATGCTTTGCTCGCAAAAGGTCACGTGAAGGAGGCGTGTTCGTATTGTTTGAATATGATGGAGATGGATTTAATGCCGCAACCTGATACTTATGCGAAACTTATGAAAGGATTGAATAAACTGTACAATAGGACGATCGCTGCAGAGATCACAGAGAAGGTGATGAAGATGGCAAGTGAGAGAGATATGAGTTTTAAGATGTATAAGAAGAGAGGTGAGGAGATTTTGATTGAGAAAGCTAAACCTAAAGGGACtaaagaagggaagaagaaagggaCAACTCATCATAGGCTTAAGGGAGGAGGTGAACGAAGTAAAGCTAAAGTATTGTAA
- the LOC104780795 gene encoding uncharacterized protein At3g49720 — protein sequence MARRQVGSTRRVGDGGSFPFAGALHSKSRSSPLLSICLALVGACLLIGYAYSGPGIFKSIKEVSKVTGDYSCTAEVQRAIPVLKKAYGDGMRKVLHVGPDTCSVVSSLLKEEETEAWGVEPYDIEDADSHCKSFVSKGLVRVADIKFPLPYRAKSFSLVIVSDALDYLSPKYLNKTVPELARVASDGVVLFAGLPGQQRAKVAELSKFGRPAKMRSASWWNRFFVQTNLEENEAPSKKFEQAVSKGLYKPACQVFHLKPLH from the exons ATGGCGAGACGGCAAGTAGGTTCAACAAGACGTGTAGGAGATGGTGGAAGCTTCCCTTTTGCTGGAGCTTTGCACTCAAAGTCTCGATCTTCTCCACTATTATCTATTTGCCTTGCCCTTGTg ggGGCTTGCCTTCTCATTGGTTATGCTTACAGTGGTCCAG GTATCTTTAAAAGTATCAAAGAAGTCAGCAAAGTTACTG GTGACTATTCTTGCACAGCAGAAGTCCAAAGAGCCATTCCTGTTCTTAAGAAGGCTTATGGAGATGGCATGCGCAAAGTCTTGCATGTGGGTCCTGACACATGCTCAGTGGTTTCCAGTttattgaaagaagaagagactgaAGCCTGGGGTGTTGAACCATATGACATCGAGGATGCAGATTCGCACTGCAAGAGTTTTGTGAGCAAAGGTCTTGTACGTGTGGCTGATATCAAGTTCCCTCTGCCTTACCGGGCAAAGTCTTTCTCTCTTGTCATCGTGTCAGATGCTCTGGATTATCTCTCACCCAAGTACCTGAACAAGACTGTGCCTGAACTCGCAAGGGTAGCTTCAGATGGTGTTGTTCTTTTTGCAG GTCTCCCTGGTCAGCAGAGAGCTAAAGTTGCTGAATTGTCTAAATTTGGCCGACCC GCTAAAATGCGTAGCGCATCGTGGTGGAACCGCTTTTTCGTCCAGACAAACCTAGAAGAAAACGAAGCACCAAGCAAGAAGTTTGAACAGGCTGTTTCCAAAGGATTATACAAACCAGCCTGCCAAGTCTTCCACCTCAAGCCATTACATTAA
- the LOC104780793 gene encoding 1-aminocyclopropane-1-carboxylate synthase 9-like, whose protein sequence is MKQLSTKVTSNAHGQDSSYFLGWEEYEKNPYDEIKNPNGIIQMGLAENQLCFDLIETWLARNPDAAGLKKDGQSIFKELALFQDYHGLPEFKKALAEFMEEIRGNRVRFDPSKIVLAAGSTSANETLMFCLAEPGDAFLLPTPYYPGFDRDLKWRTGAEIVPIHCSSSNGFQIKESALQQAYQQAQKLDLKVKGVLVTNPSNPLGTMLTRREINLLVDFISSKNIHLISDEIYSGTVFGFEQFVSVMDVLKDKNLENSEVAKRVHVVYSLSKDLGLPGFRVGAIYSNDEMVVSAATKMSSFGLVSSQTQYLLSALLSDKKFTSKYLDENKKRLKIRQKQLVSGLEAAGVTCLKSNAGLFCWVDMRHLLDTNTFEAELELWKKIVYEVKLNISPGSSCHCTEPGWFRVCFANMSEDTLDLAMKRLKEYVESTDSRRMISKSSHERIKSLRKRTVSNWVFRVSWTDRVPDER, encoded by the exons atgaaacaacTGTCGACAAAGGTGACAAGCAATGCTCATGGACAAGACTCTTCCTACTTCTTGGGATGGGAAGAATACGAGAAGAACCCTTACGACGAAATCAAGAACCCTAATGGGATTATTCAAATGGGTCTTGCGGAAAACCAG CTATGTTTTGATCTCATAGAGACATGGTTAGCTAGGAATCCGGACGCAGCGGGACTGAAGAAGGACGGCCAATCCATTTTCAAAGAGCTTGCTCTCTTCCAAGACTATCATGGCCTACCCGAATTCAAGAAA GCTTTGGCAGAGTTTATGGAGGAAATAAGAGGAAATAGAGTAAGATTTGATCCAAGCAAGATTGTCCTAGCTGCTGGTTCAACCTCTGCTAACGAAACTCTAATGTTTTGTCTCGCGGAACCCGGCGATGCTTTCCTCTTACCCACTCCTTACTATCCAGG ATTCGATAGAGATTTGAAATGGAGAACGGGGGCAGAGATCGTACCTATTCATTGCTCAAGCTCTAATGGGTTCCAAATAAAGGAGTCAGCTCTCCAACAAGCTTATCAACAAGCTCAAAAGCTTGATCTTAAGGTCAAAGGAGTTCTGGTTACAAACCCGTCTAACCCTCTTGGCACTATGTTGACCAGAAGAGAAATTAACCTTCTCGTTGACTTCATTTCTTCCAAAAACATTCATCTCATAAGCGACGAGATCTATTCAGGTACCGTTTTTGGGTTTGAACAGTTTGTTAGTGTCATGGATGTCTTAAAAGACAAGAACCTTGAGAACAGCGAAGTCGCCAAACGAGTTCATGTTGTTTATAGTCTTTCCAAAGATCTCGGTTTACCGGGTTTTCGTGTTGGTGCAATCTACTCCAACGACGAAATGGTTGTTTCCGCTGCAACAAAAATGTCAAGTTTCGGCCTCGTGTCGTCTCAAACACAGTACCTTCTCTCTGCATTGCTTTCAGACAAGAAGTTCACAAGTAAATACCTCGacgaaaacaagaaaagacTCAAGATTCGTCAGAAGCAACTCGTCTCCGGTCTAGAAGCTGCAGGGGTTACTTGTCTTAAAAGCAACGCTGGTTTGTTCTGTTGGGTTGACATGAGACATCTCTTGGACACAAACACATTCGAAGCAGAGCTTGAGCTCTGGAAGAAGATCGTATATGAAGTCAAGCTAAATATTTCACCCGGTTCATCGTGCCATTGTACTGAACCGGgttggtttagggtttgtttcgCCAACATGAGTGAAGATACACTCGATTTGGCGATGAAGAGGCTCAAAGAGTACGTAGAGTCAACAGATAGTAGAAGAATGATATCTAAAAGCAGCCATGAAAGGATCAAGAGTTTGAGGAAGAGGACTGTCTCTAACTGGGTTTTCCGGGTTTCATGGACCGACCGTGTACCTGATGAGCGATGA